The window TGTTGTGAGTTTCTTGAagaatgttaacccttgtgctgccttcgggtcacatgacccaaaggttcatgacgaaccatcattgtgtttacccagttttacccaatacaaaaactaataaaaataattttcttttaacctttgcaatgtggggggtctgagacagcccaacggttaaaagaaaatgcttcactttgtttttgtatgaggtaaatttgtcgcaatacgacggtgggtcacacggctgatgggtcagaatgacccgaagataacacaagggttaattgaaTTAGGCTTCAACAAGAAAATCTGTCGGTATACTCAGTAACACTGAATTAGACAACATTGATATTCTGCAGGGGAATTTCTGACAATAAAACGAAGACTGGACACTAACAGTCTAAGCAACCAGAGTATGTTTAGGGAAAGGTGGCAATGTTGTGGAGGTCCTTATTGTCGATCTCTCCACTTTTTACCCCTAAAAGCGTCTCCCTCGTCCTGAAGAGGATCAACACAAACCAAAGCAAACAGAATGCTTCCGGGCTACAGCAGTGCTACATAGCAGggtcctccccaggcagagggcCTCACAGCATGCCACCAGGCATGTTGCTGTTCTGCCACCTGAGGCATGTGGTCTTGGAGTGTTTGTAGAGGTGGGAGGACTGGCTAAAGCGCTTGCCACACTTAAGGCAGGCGTAGGGCTTCTCCCCCGTGTGGACGCGGATGTGCTTTTTGCAGTCTGTCAGCGTCAGGAAGGTCTTGCAGCAGATCTTGCAGGCGTACTTCCTGGCCCCCTCCACGACCAAGACGTTGTGCTCCGACAGCGCCTTCTTACACTTGGAGAGGACGTCTGCCGAGGCCCTCGTCagctggggggggtgggagctGTTAGGGGGGGCGCTTCCTGCCTCGTAGATCCCAGTCCCGTTGCGAAGCAGGGGAccccccagggaggaggaggtggaggaggcgtcCTGGATGAGAGAGCCTATTGCTCCTCCTCCTAAGCTTCCATCTCCACCCAGGCCGGCGGACATCTTGGGAGCTATGCGTCGGTAGCCAGGGAAACCGAGTGAGGCCGCAGCAGCGCCAGCACTCCCTCTGCTGGCTCGGACCAGCGAGTGCAGCCCCAGACTGGAGCGCTGGTAGTCCAAAGCGAAGGGGTctacagccccagccccacccatgGGGCTGACACGCCCATcatggagggggcggagaaAGAGCGACTCAGCATCTGTGAAGGACCTGCAACTTTCGCCTCCAAGTAAGTGACTACTGGACAAGGGCcggagcagagaggaagaggcggAGCCAGAGGTTCCGGTGGCTTCTGGGCCGAGCAGGAAGTGACGCGCAGCACCGTTGCTGGTCGTCGTTGTGTTCGGGAGGTCATCGTCCCCGGCAACCAGCTCAGCCCCTACCCCTCCGAACACCTTGGCACTGAGGAAGCTAGTGATACTAAAGCCAGACTTCCCATCCAACCCATCACCACACCCAaacactcccccacctccacccccactacCCCTGCCCAGGCTGGCCTTCAGCAGCTGCTGCTCTCTGGGCTGCAGCAGGACAGAGCTGGGCTGGGGGTCGGAGGTGGAGGTAAAGCTGCGGTCGCTGCTCTCTGGGCTCAGCTCCTCTTCCGCCTTCTCCTCGCCCCGCCTCCTGGACTCTGGTTGGTCGCTGAGGCCACTGCCCTCCGCCTGAGAGGTCACATCGCTGGTCTCATCCACTGGCTCCGGGGAGCTCAGGGGCTCCTGCTTCACCACCAACTGAGGAACCAGAAGAACATGAGGGCTAAGAAGTATGTATGGATGCTTATATTGAATTGATATGATTTGTTTTTACAGATGAAGTTTAATACATGTTGTTTCAAACGACAGCCATCATACCAAATAGCATAGTTTCATCCtttgggaaaaaaagaaagacttGGCTTTGTACCTTCTGTCGGCCgtcttcctcgtcctcctcctctgtcccttcTTTCACCTTCATCGGCCCATTCCCTCCATCCACGTACTCCTctttccccacccctccctgcatCAGTCTAGGCACCTCGCCATTGCAGTGGCCTCCGTCCGATTGGCTTGGCATCTGTTGGTCATCTTGGGACACACCTCCTACAAGGCCGGCGATCGTCACATCCAGGTTGGACTCCTCCCCCATCTTGtgggagtcaggagagagaagcccagcctcctctccttcgccactcacccctccctcgaCTGAGGGGCGTGGCCTTTGCCTGGGCCTTTCCTCTGATAGGCCCAAGGAAGGCTTCCGCTTGTGAAAGCGGCGAATGGGAAAGGAAGCCCTCTGCTCAACCGCACCACCTCCCACCCCATTCCcgaccccatcctcctccatcccacccAAGGCTGAGCTCACCAGGCTCAGTCCCAGCTGCTGCAGGAGGAACGAGCGCTGGAGTCTGGACTTAGCTGCATTAGCCGCTAAACTAGCAGCGTTAGCTGCCAGGTTGGAATTTCCATTTTGGTTAGCATTAGCTGCTAACTCTGCTACCTGCTGCTGCCTGTGCCTCTGCTGGTCTGTCTggagttggtggtggtgggacgGCCTGTCAGAGGAGGCCGGGGGGGACATGGGAAGGGTGCGGGTGGTCAGGTAGTGCTTGCAGGCCTTGACCACACCATTGAGGTGCAGGTGGGAGGCGGCCAAAAGGATATCCATGACGTTACTCTCACCCAGCATCAGAGTGGAGGTGTACATCATGTCCACCAAGGCAGCAAACGCCTCTGCCGTCACCACCTGGAGACAGATGAAGAGTTAGTATCAGTAGCACGCTGCAGTAATTACATCTTTCCTAATAACAGTGATGTATTCAAGGCTTCTTGTCATCGTCCTCCTCACTTCGCTATCCAGCTGGATCATGTTCATGCTGGCGTCTCCCTCAGCGACGGTGAACAGAGCCCTGAAGTGGGTACTACATGCTGCCAACACAGAGCGGTGGGCCTTGAAATGGCGGCTGCCCACCACAatgacacagtcacacagttggCCATGCACGCGCTGGTAGTTGAGCTGCTGGAAGATCTGGTCGAAGTGGCCCGGGAAGTCCATGACTTGGGAAAAAAGGGATGTAGGCCACCGTAAGAgttaggacagggggaggaatgATAACCTGGGGAATAATGTGGACAAGGAAAGATGTAAAGAAGGAGAATATTGAAGGGAAGTTGAGATGGGACACATGGGAGAAAGGCAAGTGGATAGAACAGTTAGAGAAGTTTAACATAGGGTTAAACTGGATGTTAACAATTTCAAATGAACTAATTCTGGTTGATGTACTTTGTCCAGCAAGCACCACCTACTAGGCATGCATGCATGTTATaagatgcatgcatgcatgcctaGTAGGTGGTGATTAGATTAGGGAACAATAAGTTATAGTTCCCTAATCTGCAAAGGCTATGTAGAAAGCCATGTGTATCTACTTCCAAGACAAGCAAATAAATCACTTTGAGATAATGTTAGCCTTTGTACCGGTTTAAAGGCACAATTATATAGCATATTAGACGAACTTGCACGACCTGGGCGACAATTAGTGGCAAAAGCAAGTTTCCCATTGAAAGACTCGCTAGCTGGGCCGGCAGTAACGCCTTCaactacagtagcttgttttgGCTAATTAAATTATAGCACACATAAAGCTTGTCTTGGACTATACACTGAAACAGATAACGTGATACCAA of the Osmerus eperlanus chromosome 14, fOsmEpe2.1, whole genome shotgun sequence genome contains:
- the LOC134033733 gene encoding zinc finger and BTB domain-containing protein 5, whose product is MDFPGHFDQIFQQLNYQRVHGQLCDCVIVVGSRHFKAHRSVLAACSTHFRALFTVAEGDASMNMIQLDSEVVTAEAFAALVDMMYTSTLMLGESNVMDILLAASHLHLNGVVKACKHYLTTRTLPMSPPASSDRPSHHHQLQTDQQRHRQQQVAELAANANQNGNSNLAANAASLAANAAKSRLQRSFLLQQLGLSLVSSALGGMEEDGVGNGVGGGAVEQRASFPIRRFHKRKPSLGLSEERPRQRPRPSVEGGVSGEGEEAGLLSPDSHKMGEESNLDVTIAGLVGGVSQDDQQMPSQSDGGHCNGEVPRLMQGGVGKEEYVDGGNGPMKVKEGTEEEDEEDGRQKLVVKQEPLSSPEPVDETSDVTSQAEGSGLSDQPESRRRGEEKAEEELSPESSDRSFTSTSDPQPSSVLLQPREQQLLKASLGRGSGGGGGGVFGCGDGLDGKSGFSITSFLSAKVFGGVGAELVAGDDDLPNTTTTSNGAARHFLLGPEATGTSGSASSSLLRPLSSSHLLGGESCRSFTDAESLFLRPLHDGRVSPMGGAGAVDPFALDYQRSSLGLHSLVRASRGSAGAAAASLGFPGYRRIAPKMSAGLGGDGSLGGGAIGSLIQDASSTSSSLGGPLLRNGTGIYEAGSAPPNSSHPPQLTRASADVLSKCKKALSEHNVLVVEGARKYACKICCKTFLTLTDCKKHIRVHTGEKPYACLKCGKRFSQSSHLYKHSKTTCLRWQNSNMPGGML